A stretch of Bos taurus isolate L1 Dominette 01449 registration number 42190680 breed Hereford chromosome 5, ARS-UCD2.0, whole genome shotgun sequence DNA encodes these proteins:
- the PHF21B gene encoding PHD finger protein 21B isoform X2, with translation MRRQPQNGDLKKQLHERQPRIAALSDKQALGTITAVPVTGPQVSSLQRLAGQGAAVLPQVRPKTLIPDSLPVTPGRDRPPKQPPTFQKATVVSIKNPSPALPTANNTVSHVPAPGSQPRALPEPAAVSSPLSGAGVAYAIISTAPSNAAAMAPSTAVSMVSDSVKVQPLLISADNKVIIIQSQVQPQPENTTESRAPTEEPNRGAQASNKRKEERPSSQENPEKIAFMVALGLVTTEHLEEIQSKRQERKRRSTANPAYSGLLETERKRLASNYLNTPLFLTARANEDPCWKNEITHDELCAACKRGTNLQPCGTCPRAYHLSCLDPPLKTAPKGVWVCPKCQQKALKKDGGVPWTGMLAIVHSYVTHKTVKEEEKQKLLQRGSELQSERQQLEERDRRLASAVKKCLELKTSLLARQRGTQSSLDRLRALLRLIQGDQMLQVTMTTTSPAPLLAGPWTKPSTAAMHSALQHPQGHN, from the exons GCTTTGGGAACCATCACTGCAGTGCCTGTCACCGGTCCTCAGGTCAGCTCCTTGCAGAGGTTGGCCGGGCAAGGAGCTGCAGTGCTACCTCAG gtTAGGCCAAAGACTCTGATCCCAGACAGCCTCCCCGTCACCCCGGGCCGGGACCGGCCACCCAAGCAGCCCCCAACGTTCCAGAAGGCCACCGTGGTCAGTATCAAGAACCCCAGCCCCGCGCTTCCCACCGCCAACAACACCGTGAGCCATGTGCCAGCGCCCGGCAGCCAGCCACGGGCCCTGCCCGAGCCCGCCGCCGTCAGCTCTCCTCTGAGCGGCGCCGGGGTGGCCTACGCCATCATCTCCACCGCCCCCAGCAATGCCGCCGCCATGGCCCCCAGCACCGCCGTGTCCATGGTCAGCGACAGCGTCAAAGTCCAGCCCCTCCTCATCAGCGCGGACAACAAG GTCATCATCATTCAGTCTCAAGTGCAGCCACAGCCCGAGAACACCACAGAGTCGCGGGCGCCCACGGAGGAGCCGAATCGGGGGGCTCAGGCCAGCAACAAGAGGAAGGAAGAGCGGCCCTCGAGCCAGGAGAACCCCGAG AAAATCGCCTTCATGGTGGCGCTGGGCCTGGTGACGACGGAGCACTTGGAAG AGATCCAGAGCAAACGCCAGGAGCGAAAGCGGAGAAGCACAGCCAACCCTGCCTACAGCGGCCTCCTGGAGACAGAG AGGAAGCGACTGGCGTCCAACTATCTCAACACACCCCTGTTCCTCACAGCAAGAG CCAATGAGGACCCCTGCTGGAAG AACGAGATCACCCACGATGAGCTCTGTGCTGCCTGCAAGCGAGGGACCAACCTGCAGCCGTGCGGCACGTGCCCGAGGGCCTACCACCTCAGCTGCCTGGACCCGCCCCTCAAGACAGCACCCAAGGGCGTGTGGGTGTGCCCCAAATGCCAGCAGAAG GCCTTAAAGAAAGATGGAGGTGTGCCCTGGACCGGGATGCTGGCCATCGTGCACTCCTACGTCACCCACAAGACAG TTAAagaagaggagaagcagaagctGCTGCAGAGGGGCAGTGAGCTGCAGAGTGAGCGCCAGCAACTGGAGGAGCGAGACCGGCGCCTGGCCTCGGCCGTGAAG AAATGCCTGGAGCTCAAGACAAGCCTGCTGGCCCGGCAGAGGGGCACCCAGTCGTCCTTGGACCGCCTGCGGGCCCTCCTTAGACTGATACAGGGTGATCAGATGCTCCAGGTCACCATGACGACCACCAGCCCCGCCCCACTGCTGGCAGGGCCCTGGACCAAGCCCTCAACAGCAGCCATGCACTCTGCCCTCCAGCACCCCCAGGGGCACAACTGA
- the PHF21B gene encoding PHD finger protein 21B isoform X1: MELQSRPEALAVELARHQNGDLKKQLHERQPRIAALSDKQALGTITAVPVTGPQVSSLQRLAGQGAAVLPQVRPKTLIPDSLPVTPGRDRPPKQPPTFQKATVVSIKNPSPALPTANNTVSHVPAPGSQPRALPEPAAVSSPLSGAGVAYAIISTAPSNAAAMAPSTAVSMVSDSVKVQPLLISADNKVIIIQSQVQPQPENTTESRAPTEEPNRGAQASNKRKEERPSSQENPEKIAFMVALGLVTTEHLEEIQSKRQERKRRSTANPAYSGLLETERKRLASNYLNTPLFLTARANEDPCWKNEITHDELCAACKRGTNLQPCGTCPRAYHLSCLDPPLKTAPKGVWVCPKCQQKALKKDGGVPWTGMLAIVHSYVTHKTVKEEEKQKLLQRGSELQSERQQLEERDRRLASAVKKCLELKTSLLARQRGTQSSLDRLRALLRLIQGDQMLQVTMTTTSPAPLLAGPWTKPSTAAMHSALQHPQGHN; the protein is encoded by the exons GCTTTGGGAACCATCACTGCAGTGCCTGTCACCGGTCCTCAGGTCAGCTCCTTGCAGAGGTTGGCCGGGCAAGGAGCTGCAGTGCTACCTCAG gtTAGGCCAAAGACTCTGATCCCAGACAGCCTCCCCGTCACCCCGGGCCGGGACCGGCCACCCAAGCAGCCCCCAACGTTCCAGAAGGCCACCGTGGTCAGTATCAAGAACCCCAGCCCCGCGCTTCCCACCGCCAACAACACCGTGAGCCATGTGCCAGCGCCCGGCAGCCAGCCACGGGCCCTGCCCGAGCCCGCCGCCGTCAGCTCTCCTCTGAGCGGCGCCGGGGTGGCCTACGCCATCATCTCCACCGCCCCCAGCAATGCCGCCGCCATGGCCCCCAGCACCGCCGTGTCCATGGTCAGCGACAGCGTCAAAGTCCAGCCCCTCCTCATCAGCGCGGACAACAAG GTCATCATCATTCAGTCTCAAGTGCAGCCACAGCCCGAGAACACCACAGAGTCGCGGGCGCCCACGGAGGAGCCGAATCGGGGGGCTCAGGCCAGCAACAAGAGGAAGGAAGAGCGGCCCTCGAGCCAGGAGAACCCCGAG AAAATCGCCTTCATGGTGGCGCTGGGCCTGGTGACGACGGAGCACTTGGAAG AGATCCAGAGCAAACGCCAGGAGCGAAAGCGGAGAAGCACAGCCAACCCTGCCTACAGCGGCCTCCTGGAGACAGAG AGGAAGCGACTGGCGTCCAACTATCTCAACACACCCCTGTTCCTCACAGCAAGAG CCAATGAGGACCCCTGCTGGAAG AACGAGATCACCCACGATGAGCTCTGTGCTGCCTGCAAGCGAGGGACCAACCTGCAGCCGTGCGGCACGTGCCCGAGGGCCTACCACCTCAGCTGCCTGGACCCGCCCCTCAAGACAGCACCCAAGGGCGTGTGGGTGTGCCCCAAATGCCAGCAGAAG GCCTTAAAGAAAGATGGAGGTGTGCCCTGGACCGGGATGCTGGCCATCGTGCACTCCTACGTCACCCACAAGACAG TTAAagaagaggagaagcagaagctGCTGCAGAGGGGCAGTGAGCTGCAGAGTGAGCGCCAGCAACTGGAGGAGCGAGACCGGCGCCTGGCCTCGGCCGTGAAG AAATGCCTGGAGCTCAAGACAAGCCTGCTGGCCCGGCAGAGGGGCACCCAGTCGTCCTTGGACCGCCTGCGGGCCCTCCTTAGACTGATACAGGGTGATCAGATGCTCCAGGTCACCATGACGACCACCAGCCCCGCCCCACTGCTGGCAGGGCCCTGGACCAAGCCCTCAACAGCAGCCATGCACTCTGCCCTCCAGCACCCCCAGGGGCACAACTGA